One genomic window of Arvicola amphibius chromosome 4, mArvAmp1.2, whole genome shotgun sequence includes the following:
- the LOC119811473 gene encoding zinc finger protein 124-like, producing the protein MGDLVGKIGGVTGAEHNHNESVPPETKTCLQGGQSNSIHRNTKEVGSTPVKECFSSRVDGLASETEGKQAKVLDRILFPPLASVSLAHHSLRWPRCSQCPCEVQTARDARSSEMNSVAFDDVAINFTQEEWALLDPSQKNLYTDVMQEVFRNLTFIENGWEDQNIEEDKNPEINLRHIITDSGYNLCASEEYSEKPYKFTQYRNSFISLMSIQRHMTMDTGSKPYKCMLCGKAFHFPSEFRIHLRTHTGEKPYECKRCGKAFSHSSSFRKHERTHTGERPYVCKQCGKAFNCSGSIRKHERTHTGEKPYECKQCGKAFNCPSYLQIHERSHTGEKPYECKQCDKTFSCSSSLRKHERTHTGEKPYECKQCGKAFSCSSSFRKHERTHSGEKPYECKQCGKAFFSLTSVRTHMIKHTGNGPFKCSVCEEVFPFSSVFRRHQTCHAGEKPYKCKQCSKWFSSSTSLQIHERTHNGEKPYVCKQCGKAFSCPSYIRKHERTHTGGKSYPCKQCGKWFGASSSLQIHERIHTGEKPYKCKQCGRAFSRSTSIRKHEQTHTGEKPYEYNVGKPSLPVEIDY; encoded by the exons ATGGGGGATTTGGTGGGCAAAATTggtggggttacaggagcagaacataaCCATAATGAGTCAGtccctcctgaaacaaagacatgctTGCAAGGTGGGCAGAGCAACAG CATTCACCGGAATACCAAGGAAGTAGGTTCGACACCAGTGAAGGAATGTTTCAGCAGCAGGGTGGATGGGCTCGCCAGTGAGactgagggcaagcaggcaaaag TCTTGGATCGCATTCTGTTTCCTCCGCTAGCTTCTGTGTCTTTAGCTCACCATAGTCTAAGGTGGCCCCGCTGTAGCCAGTGTCCCTGTGAGGTGCAGACGGCGCGGGACGCCAGAAGTTCGGAAATG AACTCAGTGGCCTTTGACGATGTGGCTATAAACTTCACCCAGGAAGAGTGGGctttgctggatccttcccagaagaatctctacaCAGACGTGATGCAAGAAGTCTTTAGAAACCTGACTTTTATAG AGAACGGGTGGGAAGACCAGAACATTGAGGAGGACAAAAACCCTGAGATAAATCTAAG GCACATCATAACTGACTCCGGATACAACCTATGTGCAAGTGAAGAATATTCAGAGAAGCCATATAAATTTACACAGTACAGGAActctttcatttctctaatgAGTATTCAAAGACATATGACAATGGACACTGGAAGTAAACCTTATAAGTGTATGCTATGTGGGAAAGCCTTTCACTTCCCCAGTGAGTTTAGAATACATCTAAGAActcacacaggagagaaaccttatgaatgtaagcGATGTGGGAAAGCTTTCAGTCACTCCAGTTCCTTTAGAAAACACGAGCGAACGCACACGGGAGAGAGGCCCTATGTATGTaaacagtgtgggaaagcctttaaTTGTTCTGGTTCCATCCGGAAACATGAAAGAACTCATAccggagagaagccctatgaatgtaagcagtgtggaaaagccttcaacTGTCCCAGTTATCTCCAAATTCACGAAAGAagtcacactggagagaagccctacgaGTGCAAACAGTGTGATAAAACATTCAGCTGTTCCAGTTCCCTTCGGAAACATGAACGCACTCACAccggagagaagccctatgaatgcaaacagtgtgggaaagcctttagcTGTTCCAGTTCCTTTCGAAAGCATGAACGCACTCATAGTggggagaagccctatgaatgcaagcagtgtgggaaggccttcttTTCTCTCACGAGTGTTCGGACACACATGATAAAGCACACTGGAAACGGACCTTTTAAATGCAGTGTATGTGAGGAAGTATTTCCTTTCTCTAGTGTATTTAGAAGACACCAAACCTGTCAtgctggagagaagccctataagTGTAAACAGTGTAGCAAATGGTTTAGCTCCTCCACTTCACTTCAGATACACGAAAGAACTCATAATGGGGAAAAGCCCTATGTGTGCAAGCAATGCGGCAAAGCATTCAGTTGTCCCAGTTACATTCGAAAACATGAGCGAACTCATACTGGGGGAAAGTCCTATCCATGTAAACAGTGTGGCAAGTGGTTTGGTGCTTCCAGTTCTCTTCAGATACATGAAAGAATCCATACTGGAGAAAAGCCCTATAAGTGTAAACAGTGTGGTAGAGCATTCAGCCGGTCCACCTCTATTAGAAAACATGAACAAACTCATACTggggagaaaccctatgaatataatgtgggaaagccttcacttCCAGTTGAAATTGATTACTAA